The DNA window GGGCAATGGGCCATCGGCAAGCTGCAACTGCCAGCGGCCTGGGATGTCACCCGCGGCACTCGCGACATCAAGGTCGCCATCGTGGACAGCGGCATCGACGCCAGGCACCCCGACCTGGCCGGCCAGGTCGTCGGCGGGCGGGACTTCGCCAACAACGACGGCGATCCTCACGACGACCAGGGCCACGGGACGCATGTCGCCGGCATCGTCGCCGCCTTGACCGACAACGGCGTGGGCGTGGCCGGCACCGCCGGCGGCGCATCCCTCCTGGCGGTCAAGGTACTCGGCGCCAACGGCGAGGGCTACACGTCGGCCATCGCCGAGGGCGTGCAGTACGCCGTGGCGCAGGGCGCCAAGGTCGTCAACATGAGCCTCGGGGCACCGCAGCGCAGCACCACCCTGGATGCGGCGATCGCCGCCGCGATCAACGCGGGCGTGGTGGTCGTCGCGGCCGCCGGCAACGACGGCACGACGACGCCCAACTATCCGGGCGCTTCGCCCGGCGTGGTGGCCGTGGGATCGTCCGACTCCGGCGACAACCGCAGCACCTTCTCGAACCACGGCGCCTGGGTGCACGTGGCGGCGCCCGGTTCGGCGATCCTGAGCACCTTCCCGGGCAGCCGCTACCAGACGATGAACGGCACCAGCATGGCCGCGCCCTACGTGGCGGGCGTCGCCGCCCTCGTTCGGTCGGCGCATCCCGACTGGTCGGTCGCGCAGGTGAAGGCCGCCCTGACGACCACCGGCGATCCGGTGCGCGGCTTCGAGAGCAACCCGCGCCTCCGCCGCGTCAACGCCCTCTCCGCGCTCAACGCCGATCCCGCCGCCGCCCCTCCGCCTGCTCCGGCCCCTACCGCCCCGCCGCCGATCGTGGCGCCCACACCGCGTCCCTGGCCGACGGTCGCCCCGCCGGTCGCCCCGACCCCGCGCCCGTGGCCGACCTACG is part of the Candidatus Tanganyikabacteria bacterium genome and encodes:
- a CDS encoding S8 family serine peptidase, with the translated sequence MKPATHKPWLSLAALIAASGCAATTPTAPLQAPGVGSGPGGKTDRDTQSLFPAGMAPRVIVRYKAGREMRMQALGGAWRDLTLPRTAVRTLDAGADLAAEVDRLQADPDVEYAEPDWPMTAFLTPDDPQASGQWAIGKLQLPAAWDVTRGTRDIKVAIVDSGIDARHPDLAGQVVGGRDFANNDGDPHDDQGHGTHVAGIVAALTDNGVGVAGTAGGASLLAVKVLGANGEGYTSAIAEGVQYAVAQGAKVVNMSLGAPQRSTTLDAAIAAAINAGVVVVAAAGNDGTTTPNYPGASPGVVAVGSSDSGDNRSTFSNHGAWVHVAAPGSAILSTFPGSRYQTMNGTSMAAPYVAGVAALVRSAHPDWSVAQVKAALTTTGDPVRGFESNPRLRRVNALSALNADPAAAPPPAPAPTAPPPIVAPTPRPWPTVAPPVAPTPRPWPTYAPPTYPWPTPRPWPSYAPPTYPWPTPRPWPTYAPPTTPWPAPTAAPTYPWPSPWNPWPWWPGA